In a single window of the Metopolophium dirhodum isolate CAU chromosome 2, ASM1992520v1, whole genome shotgun sequence genome:
- the LOC132938899 gene encoding uncharacterized protein LOC132938899, with protein MTQIQKFLMMYRNTPHSTTLQAPAKLLLGRNIRTQFDALIPSSVDVVNGRQTAQIKHHGKRQHELKIGDTVVVRDYRNNDQKRSKGTVTKSLSKNVIEVDTEEGIWKRHLDQTLAINSVGSAGDTLDRNALSENVGVVSENEPTEMPTTSPTPVRPVRDRRQPDRYTSKDFRK; from the coding sequence ATGactcaaatacaaaaatttttgatgatgtaccgcaacactCCACACTCGACAACACTACAGGCTCCGGCTAAATTGCTGTTAGGACGGAATATCAGAACACAATTCGACGCACTGATACCCAGTAGCGTCGACGTAGTTAACGGGCGCCAAACAGCGCAAATCAAACACCACGGTAAACGTCAACACGAGCTAAAAATAGGGGATACGGTGGTGGTGCGCGACTACCGTAACAACGACCAAAAAAGGTCAAAAGGTACAGTAACAAAGTCACTAAGCAAAAATGTCATTGAGGTCGATACGGAGGAGGGTATTTGGAAGAGACACTTAGACCAAACATTAGCGATTAACAGTGTAGGGAGCGCGGGGGATACGTTAGATCGGAACGCGCTCAGTGAAAACGTCGGGGTTGTATCCGAGAATGAGCCTACCGAAATGCCCACCACTTCCCCTACACCTGTCCGACCGGTGAGAGACAGGAGACAACCAGACCGGTATACGTCTAAAGATTTTAGAAAGTAA
- the LOC132938900 gene encoding uncharacterized protein LOC132938900, whose protein sequence is MKLFIHNENDDSLLQSDVNRCLAFRGDNEIIGSPKNGNYLGVLELVAEFDPFLSTHIKDHANKKSGHINYLSSTICEELIDLMAKEVLSEIITTIKKSKYFSVSVDSTPDEAHIDQLTIVLCYIEGINPVERFLTFVPNCGHTGIEMANTLITFLDHHKIELNDCRGQSYDNAANMSGKYQGMQALIKNKNQLAEFIPCWGHSLNLVGKTAANSCVAAIRFFDFIQTLYNLNETRWSCRADATKAVVFGYDYIKEALVEISNDLDQKDIVKIQSKKLYESMCQLEVAFYAIFRNDILERFDSTNHILQDPKIVLQTAVNALNSLLSFVREIRNKYEEYEEKAKDMSGLKDYAPIQNRKKNLSPREKIRSESFISVIVQLTVSLTERIAAYETIRQRFGFLNTFEKLETSELQSAANYLVSIYPNDLESSLAHPTSIP, encoded by the exons ATGAAACTCTTTATCCACAATGAAAATGATGATAGTCTTCTCCAATCAGACGTCAACCG TTGCTTAGCATTTAGAGGGGATAACGAAATAATTGGTTCACCGAAAAATGGCAATTATCTTGGAGTTCTTGAATTAGTGGCGGAGTTTGATCCATTTCTTTCGACGCATATAAAAGATCATGCGAATAAAAAAAGTGGTCACATAAATTATCTATCATCAACTATTTGTGAAGAATTAATTGATCTTATGGCTAAAGAAGTATTAAGCGAAATaattacaacaattaaaaaatcaaaatatttttctgtatcTGTAGATTCTACTCCCGATGAAGCACATATAGATCAATTGACTATAGTATTATGCTACATAGAAGGAATTAATCCAGTAGAAAGATTCTTAACATTTGTACCAAATTGTGGTCACACTGGCATTGAAATGGCAAATACTCTCATAACATTTTTGGACCatcataaaattgaattgaatgACTGCCGTGGTCAGTCATATGATAATGCGGCAAACATGAGTGGCAAGTATCAAGGAATGCAAgccttaattaaaaataaaaatcaattggcAGAATTTATTCCATGTTGGGGTCATTCTTTAAATTTAGTTGGGAAAACAGCAGCCAACTCATGTGTTGCAGCTATTCGATTCTTTGATTTTATACAAACCCTTTAC AATTTGAATGAAACTCGTTGGTCATGTCGGGCAGACGCAACAAAAGCTGTTGTATTTggttatgattatataaaagaaGCTTTGGTAGAAATTTCAAACGATCTTGATCAAAAAGACATTGTTAAAATCCAATCTAAAAAACTTTATGAATCAATGTGTCAACTTGAAGTGGCATTTTATGCAATTTTTCGGAATGATATTTTAGAGAGGTTCGATTCaacaaatcatattttacaAGACCCAAAAATAGTTCTTCAAACTGCTGTAAATGCTCTTAATTCTCTTTTATCATTTGTTCGagaaatacgaaataaatatgAAGAATACGAAGAAAAGGCAAAAGACATGTCAGGATTAAAAGATTATGCGCCAAttcaaaatcggaaaaaaaat TTATCACCAAGAGAAAAAATCAGATCAGAAAGCTTCATATCAGTAATTGTTCAATTGACAGTATCATTAACCGAAAGAATAGCTGCTTACGAAACAATTCGTCAacgttttggttttttaaatacatttgaaaaattagaaacttCTGAGCTACAATCTGCTGCAAATTATCTTGTTAGCATTTACCCCAATGATTTAGAATCTTCACTTG cTCATCCGACTTCTATTCCCTAA